The Benincasa hispida cultivar B227 chromosome 11, ASM972705v1, whole genome shotgun sequence genome has a segment encoding these proteins:
- the LOC120091789 gene encoding FACT complex subunit SSRP1: protein MADGQLYNNISLGGRGGTNPGQLKTDPRGIQWKKQGGGKAVEVDKADIVGVTWMKVPRSNQLGIRVKDGLYYKFIGFRDQDISSLTKFFQSNCGITPEEKQLCVSGRNWGEVDLNGNMLTFLVGSKQAFEVSLADVAQTQLQGKNDVMLEFHVDDTTGANEKDSLMEISFHIPNTNTQFVGDESRPPAQVFRDKIMSMADVSAGIEEAVVTFEGIAILTPRGRYSVELHLSFLRLQGQANDFKIQYSSVVRLFLLPKSNQPHTFVVVTLDPPIRKGQTLYPHIVLQFETDYVVQSTLQIGDELLNTKYKDKLEPSYKGLIHEVFTTILRGLSGAKITRPGKFRSCQDGYAVKSSLKAEDGVLYPLEKSFFFLPKPPTLILHEEIDYVEFERHAAGGSNMHYFDLLIRLKTEQEHLFRNIQRNEYHNLFDFISGKGLKIMNLGDAQARDGVAAVLQEDDDDAVDPHLERIRNEAGGDESDEEDSDFVADKDDGGSPTDDSGGDDSDGSISGGEKEKPGKKEAKKDPSSSKAPAKKKSREGTDDGSKKKKQKKKKDPNAPKRAISGFMFFSKMERENIKKSNPGISFTELGRVLGDKWNKMSAEEKEPYESKARDDKKRYKEEISGYKNPQPMNIDSGNESDSA from the exons ATGGCTGACGGTCAGCTCTACAACAATATCTCTCTCGGCGGCCGTGGAGGCACT AACCCTGGTCAGCTTAAAACAGATCCAAGAGGTATTCAGTGGAAGAAGCAAGGAGGTGGGAAGGCAGTTGAGGTGGATAAAGCAGACATTGTTGGTGTAACATGGATGAAGGTCCCAAGGTCAAACCAGTTGGGAATTCGGGTCAAAGATGGCTTGTATTACAAGTTCATTGGATTCCGCGACCAG GACATCAGCAGTTTAACCAAATTTTTCCAGAGTAATTGTGGAATAACACCAGAGGAAAAGCAGCTTTGTGTCAGTGGTCGTAATTGGGGTGAAGTTGATTTGAATG GGAATATGCTTACTTTCTTGGTTGGTTCAAAGCAAGCATTTGAAGTGTCTCTAGCTGATGTTGCCCAAACACAACTTCAAGGGAAGAACGATGTTATGTTGGAGTTCCATGTGGATGATACAACAGGAGCAAATGAG AAAGATTCTCTAATGGAGATAAGTTTTCACATACCAAATaccaatactcaatttgttggTGATGAAAGTCGCCCTCCTGCTCAG GTTTTCCGTGACAAAATTATGTCCATGGCGGATGTTAGTGCGGGCATTGAGGAAGCCGTGGTCACATTTGAGGGTATTGCTATCCTCACTCCAAG GGGTCGGTACAGTGTAGAACTCCACCTTTCATTCCTGCGGCTCCAAGGACAAGCCAATGACTTCAAAATACAATACAGCAGCGTTGTTCGCCTTTTCTTACTTCCAAAG TCCAATCAGCCACATACTTTTGTCGTTGTGACTTTAGATCCACCAATCCGTAAAGGCCAAACTTTATACCCTCACATTGTTCTGCAG tttgagactgactatgTGGTTCAAAGCACCCTGCAAATAGGTGATGAACTTCTCAACACAAAGTACAAGGACAAGTTAGAACCTTCCTATAAG GGACTGATTCATGAGGTTTTCACCACCATATTGCGTGGTTTATCTGGTGCGAAAATTACCAGACCTGGAAAATTCCGCAGCTGTCAAGATGGTTATGCTGTCAAGTCATCTTTGAAAGCTGAAGATGGTGTCTTATATCCACTTGAAAAaagtttcttctttcttcctaaGCCTCCTACCCTTATTCTTCATGAGGAG ATTGACTATGTTGAATTTGAGAGGCATGCTGCTGGGGGGTCAAATATGCATTACTTTGATCTTCTCATTAGACTGAAAACTGAACAAGAACATCTCTTTAGAAATATCCAGAGGAACGAATACCATAATCTTTTCGACTTTATCAG CGGGAAGGGTTTGAAGATCATGAACTTGGGAGATGCTCAGGCTAGAGATGGCGTGGCAGCTGTTCTCCAAGAGGATGATGACGACGCTGTTGACCCACATCTTGAGCGAATTAGAAATGAAGCTGGTGGAGATGAGAGCGATGAAGAG GATTCCGATTTTGTTGCTGACAAGGATGATGGGGGTTCTCCAACCGATGATTCGGGTGGGGATGACTCTGATGGTAGCATAAGTGGAGGTGAAAAAGAG AAGCCTGGAAAAAAGGAGGCCAAAAAAGACCCTTCATCTTCCAAGGCACCTGCCAAGAAGAAATCTAGAGAAGGGACTGACGATggttcaaagaagaaaaaacagaaaaagaagaaggatccAAATGCACCAAAGAGGGCAATATCTGGTTTCATGTTCTTCTCTAAGATGGAAAGAGAG AACATAAAGAAAAGTAATCCTGGAATTTCTTTCACGGAATTAGGGCGAGTACTTGGAGACAAGTGGAATAAGATGTCGG CGGAAGAGAAAGAACCATACGAATCAAAGGCTCGGGATGACAAAAAACGATACAAGGAAGAAATCAGTGGCTATAAGAATCCACAGCCAATGAATATAGATTCAGGGAATGAATCTGACAGTGCATAG